A window of the Mus pahari chromosome 1, PAHARI_EIJ_v1.1, whole genome shotgun sequence genome harbors these coding sequences:
- the Capn12 gene encoding calpain-12: MASGNRKVTIQLVDDGAGAGAGGPQLFKGQNYEAIRTACLDSGILFRDPCFPAGPDALGYDKLGPDSEKAKGVEWKRPHEFCAEPQFICEDMSRTDVCQGSLGNCWLLAAAASLTLYPRLLYRVVPPGQGFQDGYAGVFHFQLWQFGRWVDVVVDDKLPVREGKLMFVRSEQRNEFWAPLLEKAYAKLHGSYEVMRGGHMNEAFVDFTGGVGEVLYLRQNTPGVFAALRHALAKESLVGATALSDRGEIRTDEGLVKGHAYSVTGTHKMSLGFTKVRLLRLRNPWGRVEWSGPWSDSCPRWDMLPSEWRDALLVKKEDGEFWMELQDFLTHFNTVQICSLSPEVLGPSPAGGGWHIHIFQGRWVRGFNSGGSQPSAENFWTNPQFRLTLLEPDLEEDDDDEEGPWGGWGAAGARGPARGGRVPKCTVLLSLIQRNRRCLRAKGLTYLTVGFHVFQIPEELLDLWDSPRSRALLPGLLRADRSVFCARRDVSRRCRLPPGHYLVVPSASRVGDEADFTLRIFSERSHTAVEIDDVISADLDALQAPYKPLELQLAQLFLELAGEEEEIDALQLQTLISIALEPARANTRTPGEIGLRTCEQLVQCFGRGQTLSLHHFQELWGHLMSWQATFDKFDEDASGTMNSCELRLALTAAGFHLNNQLTQSLTSRYRDSRLRVDFERFVCCAARLTCIFRHCCQHLDGGEGVVCLTHKQWSEVATFS; the protein is encoded by the exons ATGGCGAGCGGCAACAGGAAGGTCACTATCCAGCTGGTAGACGACGGGGCCGGGGCTGGAGCTGGGGGCCCACAGCTTTTTAAAGGCCAGAACTACGAAGCCATCCGAACAGCTTGCCTGGATTCCGGGATCCTGTTTCGTGACCCTTGCTTTCCTGCTGGCCCTGATGCCCTTGGCTATGACAAGCTGGGACCTGACTCAGAGAAGGCCAAAGGGGTGGAATGGAAGAGGCCTCAT GAGTTTTGTGCTGAGCCCCAGTTCATCTGTGAAGACATGAGCAGAACAGATGTGTGCCAGGGAAGCTTGG gaAACTGCTGGCTTCTTGCAGCCGCTGCCTCCCTCACTCTCTACCCCAGGCTCCTGTACCGGGTGGTCCCCCCTGGACAAGGTTTCCAAGATGGCTACGCGGGGGTCTTCCATTTTCAG cTCTGGCAGTTTGGCCGCTGGGTGGATGTGGTGGTGGACGACAAACTGCCTGTGCGTGAAGGGAAGCTGATGTTCGTGCGCTCCGAACAAAGGAATGAGTTCTGGGCCCCTCTGCTGGAAAAGGCTTATGCCAA GCTCCACGGCTCCTACGAGGTAATGCGAGGAGGTCACATGAACGAGGCTTTTGTGGACTTTACAGGAGGCGTGGGTGAGGTCCTCTACTTGAGACAAAACACTCCAGGTGTCTTTGCTGCCCTTCGCCACGCATTGGCCAAGGAGTCCCTTGTGGGTGCCACTGCCCTG AGTGATCGGGGTGAGATCCGCACAGATGAAGGGCTGGTGAAGGGACATGCTTATTCTGTCACGGGCACGCACAAG ATGTCTCTGGGCTTCACCAAGGTGCGGCTGCTGCGGCTGAGGAACCCCTGGGGCCGCGTGGAGTGGTCCGGGCCCTGGAGTGACAG CTGCCCACGTTGGGACATGCTCCCCTCTGAGTGGCGAGATGCCCTGCTTGTGAAAAAGGAGGATGGCGAGTTCTG GATGGAGCTTCAAGACTTCCTCACGCACTTCAACACAGTCCAGATTTGTTCACTGAGCCCTGAGGTGTTGGGCCCCAGCCCTGCTGGCGGCGGCTGGCACATCCACATCTTCCAGGGCCGCTGGGTGCGAGGCTTCAACTCCGGTGGGAGCCAGCCCAGCGCTG AAAACTTCTGGACCAACCCCCAGTTCCGGCTGACACTGCTGGAGCCTGATTTGGAAGAGGATGACGATGATGAAGAGGGAccctggggaggctggggagcgGCAGGAGCCCGGGGCCCGGCAAGAGGAGGCCGAGTCCCCAAGTGCACGGTCCTATTGTCACTCATCCAGCGCAACCGCCGGTGTCTGAGGGCCAAGGGCCTCACTTACCTCACTGTGGGTTTCCACGTGTTCCAG ATTCCGGAGGAG CTGCTGGACCTCTGGGACTCCCCGCGCAGCCGCGCGCTCTTACCGGGACTGCTGCGCGCTGACCGCTCGGTTTTCTGCGCCCGCCGCGACGTGAGCCGTCGCTGCCGCCTGCCGCCCGGCCACTACCTGGTGGTACCCAGCGCCTCGCGCGTAGGCGATGAAGCCGACTTCACTCTGCGCATCTTCTCAGAGCGCAGCCACACCGCAGT GGAGATCGATGACGTGATCAGCGCAGATCTGGACGCCCTCCAG GCCCCCTACAagcccctggagctgcagttggCACAGCTATTTTTGGAGCTGGCTGGAGAG GAGGAGGAAATCGACGCTCTTCAGCTGCAGACCTTAATAAGCATTGCTCTGGAGCCCG CTAGGGCCAACACCAGGACCCCTGGAGAGATTGGGCTTAGGACCTGTGAACAGCTTGTGCAGTGTTTTGGG CGTGGGCAAACACTGTCCCTACACCacttccaggagctctggggcCATCTCATGTCATGGCAG GCCACATTTGACAAGTTTGATGAAGATGCCTCTGGGACAATGAACTCCTGTGAACTGAGGCTGGCACTGACTGCCGCAG GCTTCCACCTCAACAACCAGCTGACCCAGTCCCTCACTAGCCGCTACCGGGACAGCCGGCTCCGCGTGGACTTCGAGCGCTTCGTGTGCTGTGCAGCCCGGCTCACCTGCATCTTCC GTCACTGCTGCCAACACCTGGATGGCGGCGAAGGGGTCGTCTGCCTGACCCACAAACAG tggTCGGAGGTGGCCACCTTCTCATAG